In the Pelmatolapia mariae isolate MD_Pm_ZW linkage group LG10_11, Pm_UMD_F_2, whole genome shotgun sequence genome, AGTATGTTCTGACACTCATTAACTTGTCAATTACAAAAACATCCAAGATATTGCTAAACAGGAATATGCTGGCGTTGTCTTGGTGGTCATTTTATCTACCTTGTTCAGCATACGGCTTACGGGGCTTCTTCCTCAGACATGTCATCACGTAGCGCTCGAGCTCTTTCAGTGTGGATGGTTTGAGTGTTTCAAAGTCAATCTCAATCTCCTCAGGGTTGGTGTCCCTCAGTGAGGGCTCCCTGGACTGTATGATGTGGACCACACGACCCAGCTTCTCGCCTGGTAACTTGTTGATGTCGAGGCTTAGCTGGCGCTTCTCATCGTATGACATGGGCACaatctcttcctcttcctccgaGTCATAGTGTGGTAACATAGAAGTGGCAAGTGGAGGGTAGAAAGGCTTCTTTGAAGTCCTGAAATAACAGAAGAGCACAGCTATCAGCTGTTTTGCATTCAAAACATTTAACTGGTTGAACAGTACAATTATTTGTTTCACTAAACCCCAAAAAGgaaggatgatgaagatgagatcaagttaaaaaacaaacaaacaaacaaaaaacaaacaaaaaaaaaaactggtgtGGTGGTTCACTATTTATACTAACTTGCTGTTCTTGTTACTCTTCTTCCCCTGGCTTTTCTTGGGCTGGGAGCCACCTGCTTTGGCAGATTTGCTCTTCAACTTGCTGGGCATCTTCCATTCCTCAGAGCCTGCTCTGCTTCGGACTCCTCGATTTCGCTTCTccagctttttcttcttcttcttctcctttttgtcctttttctcctttttcttcttggGCTTGACGATGGGGCCTTGGGAGAGAGCAGCTAGCTGCTCATGCACGGCTCGGAGCTGAGaaaaatatacaaattaaaGACGTTTTTGTTTCCACGTTTAGTTTGAAGCAACAAAGACCCTCCAATACCTCAATAGTAGCTACTCAATATCTTACTTGTGTGCACACCTGGTCCTGTAATTCAGCCAAGCGATGTGCTCGCTCCTCCTCGCTGTCTGAGCTTGGGCTGCTCTCACTCTCCTCACTCTCACTGCTAGGCTCACTctcagaggtggaggaagatgaggaggatgaggaggaggaagatgatgaagaggaTGTTTGATGCCCACTCATGGACATGGCTGTGTGCTCCATGTGTGGTTCATCTGGCATCTTGGCGAAACGGAACTCAAAGACATCCTGAGGaattgggggggaaaaaaaaaaaaaaaaaagttaaatggtAAGAAAGGAGGAAAGGGAGTAATAAAGTAGCAAATATAACTGAAAAAGCCTGCGTGAGGGCACCTGGTCCGTGTAACTACTGCTCACCTGTAGTTTCCGTGCCATCCCCACAACATCGTGATCAGGTGGATTGTACTTGTAGCAGTTGGAGAACATCAGTCTTACATCACTGGCAAACTGTTGAGCATCTCTGTACTCACGACAGTCCATCTTCCTCTGATtgtaaaaaacaggaaatggacatttttattagattttaatagaagatttttttcttattttccccACTGCATTTTACattcacacttaaaatccttacCCATTCTTCCTTCTGTGTTTTATCATTTTCAACATGGTATGTTtagtaaaaagaaatattaCTATTATAGTACTGCGAGCACACTTTCACGCATTCAAAGTCACCTTGATGGTGCTGAGGTCCATAGGACACTTGATGATATCGTGATAGTCATGAAGTCCGAGTGCAgctgcatccacaggtgtgtaGAAAGGCCATGCATACGCAGCATGTTTCTTTGATAACATGTCCTTCAGCAGCCCACTGCAGTACCTCAGCTGCGGGCTGAGTTTTCCCTTTCTTGAGGGCTGAGGTTGAACAGAATCGGGCAAGTCCTTCTTGGGGGGTTTGATGGGGCGTCCGCTGCCAACTCTGCGTCCAGTGCCAGCCATCATTGGCTGGAGCAGGACAGGACCTCCAGGACTCCTGACGAGCCCAATCCCAGGTGGGGTCTCCAAGCTTATGCTTCCCATTGAGGAGACCGTGTGCATGGACGTGTCATGGATTTGACCCCCGTGTCCCCCTTTCCCCAAGCCCACCATGTGCGGCGTTCCTGACATGCCCACAGTAGTGAAGCCCATGGTAGAGGGTGTGGTGGTATCTGCTTTGCGTTTTACACCTTTCTTCTGTAGAAAGAAAAAGTTGGAAATTGTTGTGATCACTTTATTATGGCTTTGTTACACGGCTTATAATCCTCACAACTGAAATactaaatcattaaaaaaagatggtttatttttacatttagtgCTGTTAAAAAGGAACTTAAGTGTTTCAACATCGATTGTGCATGCTAAATTCTAGATATGCAAATTATTCTAATCAGCATTCTGTCTTACATACCTTGGTTGTGGGCTGTGTAGGAGGCAAACCCATAATGTTAGCTGGTGGCAGGCTTTTAGTTAGCACAGTCTGGGGAGAGTTGGCCAGCATGGAATCCCCTGTGTCTGAGGATGAGGGGGAGTAGGCCGACTGGGACACTGCTGGCACCTGCTGAGCCCTTGATGCTGGTAGATAAGGGATATTAAATTTAAGAGTTGCAATTCAGCTACACAACAACACCACTTCAATCATAAATGTTGCTTTCATAATACCTtcctgcaaataaataaatacatcttaACATCTGTAATTGCTAAAATATGGCTCAAACAAATTAAATCAGCAGTAAATTGGAATAAAGACAATATGAAACTCTAGAAGCCTGTATCATGATTTTCACACTTACAGGTAGAAATGGGAATTTTGGATAAGAATTTAGTGATTCTGGTTCCATTATCAATATAACTTATTGATTCCTTATCAATTTTTTGATCAATTCTGGGTTCTCACAAGCTTGGCTCTGAAAGTTACCACCATCACTAAGCAGCATAAAGACATTACATTTGTGCAAATTAATTGTACGTtgtgtggtcaaatgtttgcACTTGTTGGATGTATTTTGCCTCTTTGTTGTGACCAGTGTtgggtcattactcaaaaaaagtaatgtattacacatattacacggAACACTTTTATTAAAAGTAATGACTAAGTTACCTAAATTACTCACAgagaaaataatttattatgCTACTCATAACATTACTTTCATCCTACTCTGTAAAATGACCCTAAACGCACCATCTCATAATGACcctttaacaatataaacctgaggcTACAGTCACTCACACCAGCATATTTGCAGTAAACTGCCCAGCTATTCTCCACCTCCGACAACTGAAATCAGATAATTGTAGCGCAAGTAGAAGAACCGATAACCGGGATCGATAGGCAAGCAGACTAACGATTCTGAAGAATTCGACTACCAGGAACCAGTTCTTGGTAGAACCGGTTCTCGATTTCCATCCCAACTTACCAGAAGATTTACGACCTCTTCCCCTGCTGTTTTTGTTccgaggagctggaggaggaagTTCAACTTCCTCTTCGGGCATCTGGGCCACCTTCTGAAGAAAAATCTTCTCTAGGGATTGGGCCATCAGCACAATGTCATCTGTTGGCtaaccaaattaaaaaaaaagaaaaaaaaaagcaacacatgagcacaaataaaatataagaaGTACTATTTTTtgcattaatgtcatttcagtttAACAATAAAaggttttgtaatttttttgtatatttattaaCAGACTGACAGGAACATTcatacaattttaaaaacatccCTTTTGATTGTTATGTGTAAATAGATCAAACAGATAATTACAGATTCTTGAAAAGAATTTCCTAAGATTAGTGCTTACATTTCATAAAGAATAATATAAATTAAACCACTGTTTTCCCACATAAAGATGTTAACAATCACCATAGAAATCCCAGGCTAAGACACTCCATATGGTCATCTACGAGACAACTTAATGCAAAATGTAAGTTTGTATAAGCACTGAAATAATCTGTTACACACAAGACATTGCTTAATTTACATATCTAAGTTGAGTTGAGTCTGCTTTGCAAAATTATTTACATGTAGCACATTTCTGCAGTCATTAGGCCTTTTGTCTTTCACTTTAAAAATTTCCCTTGCTTCCCTTAAGTTATGCTGAGGAGCACATGTAGTACATGTTCTCTTGCTATAAAGGATAGCAGAGAAATCACAGGGCATTTTGTGTAAAGTTAAGGGAAATGGTGaagggttaaaataaaaaataaaaaatagcctCTAAAGTTTCTGTGCCTCTGCTTGGATCAttaacaaaaatacacacaactTTGGTCaagtcattttaaaaaacaccaaATCTTGCTAGATTTCCCcactggtttgctagaaatcgTTAAACACTGTACTTTAACACTTGTTTTTTCACTCTGAGCTGACAAAACACAGTTCTACGCCTGCTCAGTGTAAGATCAGTGTGTTACTAAATGCAATCCAAAGGGAATGCTAGCTTGTGAGAAAGGAACAAATATCAATTAAAATGGAACAAATAGCAtggataaaaatgtgttttttttaccttttgacCTACCTTGTTGTAGATGTAGCAGTTGGTGAACATTGTGTTGAAGTCCTGTATGCACTCACTTGCACTACGGTAGAAGTTATTTTCCAAGCGTTTCTTAATGGTCCCCATGTCCATGGGTTGTTTGATAATTTTATGGTAATCcttggaaaaaaaggaaattttttttatttaattagtaACTTTTTAATTTATGGCTCTACAGAAATACCAATCCTACTTGTTTACTTGTTAAAGTGTGGACACCTTTTCCATAATGGTCCCAAGatgttaaaaatatgttttaaaaaaaaacccaaaaaacctgAAATACAATCATCTATTAACAAACCAGAAAGGATCATTTATAATAGCCAAAAAATAATACAGAATATTGGATATTTATCTCAGCATCTGGAAGTAGACACATTCAAACTCCGAGTGGTTTATCAAAGCACTTGGATTCAACCCACCGGCAGGTTAAGCTTGTAGGCATCCACGGGCTCCTGAAAAGGCCAGGCAAAGTGGTGCCTCCAAAGAGACTTCATCAGGGTCTTCTGGAGGTACTGCAGCTGGTTTGTCATGCGGCCTGGTCGGGTGGGATCCTTCACTGGGGGCTGTGGAGGGGCAGGGGGACCCTGGGGCATTGTGTGGGGTAGGGAGGGGCTCTCAAAGTCCTCGTACAGCAGGGAGGGCTTACGAATGCGTTTGCCCGAGCTTGTGTGTTGGTCCATCATACCACCAGACAACCCAACCAGAGAGCTGGAGTGAGGAAGATGTAAAAGCACAGGAGAAGAATTAATgacaatgatttaaaaaaaaaaaaagagaccctGCATTCACATTACtaggaaaagaaggaaagaaatgcTACCTTAATACCTCATGTGGAAAAAGCTGGCTGGctgtaaataaacttttaaggtGGGAgaggataaagaaaaaaaaaaaaaaaaaaaaaaagacaccccCCCAATGGTTATCTAGGAAACCGGGATTTCATCAATAGGTTGCAACTTTTAGCACTGTCATGGGAGCCATGACTGCATGGCTCATCTCATCTCCAGCCAACACTGTCCTATAAGAATGCTGCTGATAAGGCAATAAAGTCAATGTCATGTAATATGCAATTCAGCAAGAAACATACAGGCAGTCTG is a window encoding:
- the brd2b gene encoding bromodomain-containing protein 2b isoform X7, whose translation is MEAAVNPPHDSSLVGLSGGMMDQHTSSGKRIRKPSLLYEDFESPSLPHTMPQGPPAPPQPPVKDPTRPGRMTNQLQYLQKTLMKSLWRHHFAWPFQEPVDAYKLNLPDYHKIIKQPMDMGTIKKRLENNFYRSASECIQDFNTMFTNCYIYNKPTDDIVLMAQSLEKIFLQKVAQMPEEEVELPPPAPRNKNSRGRGRKSSASRAQQVPAVSQSAYSPSSSDTGDSMLANSPQTVLTKSLPPANIMGLPPTQPTTKKKGVKRKADTTTPSTMGFTTVGMSGTPHMVGLGKGGHGGQIHDTSMHTVSSMGSISLETPPGIGLVRSPGGPVLLQPMMAGTGRRVGSGRPIKPPKKDLPDSVQPQPSRKGKLSPQLRYCSGLLKDMLSKKHAAYAWPFYTPVDAAALGLHDYHDIIKCPMDLSTIKRKMDCREYRDAQQFASDVRLMFSNCYKYNPPDHDVVGMARKLQDVFEFRFAKMPDEPHMEHTAMSMSGHQTSSSSSSSSSSSSSSSTSESEPSSESEESESSPSSDSEEERAHRLAELQDQLRAVHEQLAALSQGPIVKPKKKKEKKDKKEKKKKKKLEKRNRGVRSRAGSEEWKMPSKLKSKSAKAGGSQPKKSQGKKSNKNSKTSKKPFYPPLATSMLPHYDSEEEEEIVPMSYDEKRQLSLDINKLPGEKLGRVVHIIQSREPSLRDTNPEEIEIDFETLKPSTLKELERYVMTCLRKKPRKPYAEQAKKGSIGKSKEELTLEKRRELERRLQDVSGQLNSVKKPTKPKVEKPSAVETHAQPSRLSGSSSSSDSSSSSSSSSSSDSSDSDSS
- the brd2b gene encoding bromodomain-containing protein 2b isoform X6 translates to MEAAVNPPHDSSLVGLSGGMMDQHTSSGKRIRKPSLLYEDFESPSLPHTMPQGPPAPPQPPVKDPTRPGRMTNQLQYLQKTLMKSLWRHHFAWPFQEPVDAYKLNLPDYHKIIKQPMDMGTIKKRLENNFYRSASECIQDFNTMFTNCYIYNKVGQKPTDDIVLMAQSLEKIFLQKVAQMPEEEVELPPPAPRNKNSRGRGRKSSASRAQQVPAVSQSAYSPSSSDTGDSMLANSPQTVLTKSLPPANIMGLPPTQPTTKKKGVKRKADTTTPSTMGFTTVGMSGTPHMVGLGKGGHGGQIHDTSMHTVSSMGSISLETPPGIGLVRSPGGPVLLQPMMAGTGRRVGSGRPIKPPKKDLPDSVQPQPSRKGKLSPQLRYCSGLLKDMLSKKHAAYAWPFYTPVDAAALGLHDYHDIIKCPMDLSTIKRKMDCREYRDAQQFASDVRLMFSNCYKYNPPDHDVVGMARKLQDVFEFRFAKMPDEPHMEHTAMSMSGHQTSSSSSSSSSSSSSSSTSESEPSSESEESESSPSSDSEEERAHRLAELQDQLRAVHEQLAALSQGPIVKPKKKKEKKDKKEKKKKKKLEKRNRGVRSRAGSEEWKMPSKLKSKSAKAGGSQPKKSQGKKSNKNSKTSKKPFYPPLATSMLPHYDSEEEEEIVPMSYDEKRQLSLDINKLPGEKLGRVVHIIQSREPSLRDTNPEEIEIDFETLKPSTLKELERYVMTCLRKKPRKPYAEQAKKGSIGKSKEELTLEKRRELERRLQDVSGQLNSVKKPTKPKVEKPSAVETHAQPSRLSGSSSSSDSSSSSSSSSSSDSSDSDSS
- the brd2b gene encoding bromodomain-containing protein 2b isoform X3, with protein sequence MEAAVNPPHDSSLVGLSGGMMDQHTSSGKRIRKPSLLYEDFESPSLPHTMPQGPPAPPQPPVKDPTRPGRMTNQLQYLQKTLMKSLWRHHFAWPFQEPVDAYKLNLPDYHKIIKQPMDMGTIKKRLENNFYRSASECIQDFNTMFTNCYIYNKPTDDIVLMAQSLEKIFLQKVAQMPEEEVELPPPAPRNKNSRGRGRKSSASRAQQVPAVSQSAYSPSSSDTGDSMLANSPQTVLTKSLPPANIMGLPPTQPTTKKKGVKRKADTTTPSTMGFTTVGMSGTPHMVGLGKGGHGGQIHDTSMHTVSSMGSISLETPPGIGLVRSPGGPVLLQPMMAGTGRRVGSGRPIKPPKKDLPDSVQPQPSRKGKLSPQLRYCSGLLKDMLSKKHAAYAWPFYTPVDAAALGLHDYHDIIKCPMDLSTIKRKMDCREYRDAQQFASDVRLMFSNCYKYNPPDHDVVGMARKLQDVFEFRFAKMPDEPHMEHTAMSMSGHQTSSSSSSSSSSSSSSSTSESEPSSESEESESSPSSDSEEERAHRLAELQDQVCTQLRAVHEQLAALSQGPIVKPKKKKEKKDKKEKKKKKKLEKRNRGVRSRAGSEEWKMPSKLKSKSAKAGGSQPKKSQGKKSNKNSKTSKKPFYPPLATSMLPHYDSEEEEEIVPMSYDEKRQLSLDINKLPGEKLGRVVHIIQSREPSLRDTNPEEIEIDFETLKPSTLKELERYVMTCLRKKPRKPYAEQAAKKGSIGKSKEELTLEKRRELERRLQDVSGQLNSVKKPTKPKVEKPSAVETHAQPSRLSGSSSSSDSSSSSSSSSSSDSSDSDSS
- the brd2b gene encoding bromodomain-containing protein 2b isoform X1; this translates as MEAAVNPPHDSSLVGLSGGMMDQHTSSGKRIRKPSLLYEDFESPSLPHTMPQGPPAPPQPPVKDPTRPGRMTNQLQYLQKTLMKSLWRHHFAWPFQEPVDAYKLNLPDYHKIIKQPMDMGTIKKRLENNFYRSASECIQDFNTMFTNCYIYNKVGQKPTDDIVLMAQSLEKIFLQKVAQMPEEEVELPPPAPRNKNSRGRGRKSSASRAQQVPAVSQSAYSPSSSDTGDSMLANSPQTVLTKSLPPANIMGLPPTQPTTKKKGVKRKADTTTPSTMGFTTVGMSGTPHMVGLGKGGHGGQIHDTSMHTVSSMGSISLETPPGIGLVRSPGGPVLLQPMMAGTGRRVGSGRPIKPPKKDLPDSVQPQPSRKGKLSPQLRYCSGLLKDMLSKKHAAYAWPFYTPVDAAALGLHDYHDIIKCPMDLSTIKRKMDCREYRDAQQFASDVRLMFSNCYKYNPPDHDVVGMARKLQDVFEFRFAKMPDEPHMEHTAMSMSGHQTSSSSSSSSSSSSSSSTSESEPSSESEESESSPSSDSEEERAHRLAELQDQVCTQLRAVHEQLAALSQGPIVKPKKKKEKKDKKEKKKKKKLEKRNRGVRSRAGSEEWKMPSKLKSKSAKAGGSQPKKSQGKKSNKNSKTSKKPFYPPLATSMLPHYDSEEEEEIVPMSYDEKRQLSLDINKLPGEKLGRVVHIIQSREPSLRDTNPEEIEIDFETLKPSTLKELERYVMTCLRKKPRKPYAEQAAKKGSIGKSKEELTLEKRRELERRLQDVSGQLNSVKKPTKPKVEKPSAVETHAQPSRLSGSSSSSDSSSSSSSSSSSDSSDSDSS
- the brd2b gene encoding bromodomain-containing protein 2b isoform X2, with product MEAAVNPPHDSSLVGLSGGMMDQHTSSGKRIRKPSLLYEDFESPSLPHTMPQGPPAPPQPPVKDPTRPGRMTNQLQYLQKTLMKSLWRHHFAWPFQEPVDAYKLNLPDYHKIIKQPMDMGTIKKRLENNFYRSASECIQDFNTMFTNCYIYNKVGQKPTDDIVLMAQSLEKIFLQKVAQMPEEEVELPPPAPRNKNSRGRGRKSSASRAQQVPAVSQSAYSPSSSDTGDSMLANSPQTVLTKSLPPANIMGLPPTQPTTKKKGVKRKADTTTPSTMGFTTVGMSGTPHMVGLGKGGHGGQIHDTSMHTVSSMGSISLETPPGIGLVRSPGGPVLLQPMMAGTGRRVGSGRPIKPPKKDLPDSVQPQPSRKGKLSPQLRYCSGLLKDMLSKKHAAYAWPFYTPVDAAALGLHDYHDIIKCPMDLSTIKRKMDCREYRDAQQFASDVRLMFSNCYKYNPPDHDVVGMARKLQDVFEFRFAKMPDEPHMEHTAMSMSGHQTSSSSSSSSSSSSSSSTSESEPSSESEESESSPSSDSEEERAHRLAELQDQVCTQLRAVHEQLAALSQGPIVKPKKKKEKKDKKEKKKKKKLEKRNRGVRSRAGSEEWKMPSKLKSKSAKAGGSQPKKSQGKKSNKNSKTSKKPFYPPLATSMLPHYDSEEEEEIVPMSYDEKRQLSLDINKLPGEKLGRVVHIIQSREPSLRDTNPEEIEIDFETLKPSTLKELERYVMTCLRKKPRKPYAEQAKKGSIGKSKEELTLEKRRELERRLQDVSGQLNSVKKPTKPKVEKPSAVETHAQPSRLSGSSSSSDSSSSSSSSSSSDSSDSDSS
- the brd2b gene encoding bromodomain-containing protein 2b isoform X4 — translated: MEAAVNPPHDSSLVGLSGGMMDQHTSSGKRIRKPSLLYEDFESPSLPHTMPQGPPAPPQPPVKDPTRPGRMTNQLQYLQKTLMKSLWRHHFAWPFQEPVDAYKLNLPDYHKIIKQPMDMGTIKKRLENNFYRSASECIQDFNTMFTNCYIYNKVGQKPTDDIVLMAQSLEKIFLQKVAQMPEEEVELPPPAPRNKNSRGRGRKSSASRAQQVPAVSQSAYSPSSSDTGDSMLANSPQTVLTKSLPPANIMGLPPTQPTTKKKGVKRKADTTTPSTMGFTTVGMSGTPHMVGLGKGGHGGQIHDTSMHTVSSMGSISLETPPGIGLVRSPGGPVLLQPMMAGTGRRVGSGRPIKPPKKDLPDSVQPQPSRKGKLSPQLRYCSGLLKDMLSKKHAAYAWPFYTPVDAAALGLHDYHDIIKCPMDLSTIKRKMDCREYRDAQQFASDVRLMFSNCYKYNPPDHDVVGMARKLQDVFEFRFAKMPDEPHMEHTAMSMSGHQTSSSSSSSSSSSSSSSTSESEPSSESEESESSPSSDSEEERAHRLAELQDQLRAVHEQLAALSQGPIVKPKKKKEKKDKKEKKKKKKLEKRNRGVRSRAGSEEWKMPSKLKSKSAKAGGSQPKKSQGKKSNKNSKTSKKPFYPPLATSMLPHYDSEEEEEIVPMSYDEKRQLSLDINKLPGEKLGRVVHIIQSREPSLRDTNPEEIEIDFETLKPSTLKELERYVMTCLRKKPRKPYAEQAAKKGSIGKSKEELTLEKRRELERRLQDVSGQLNSVKKPTKPKVEKPSAVETHAQPSRLSGSSSSSDSSSSSSSSSSSDSSDSDSS
- the brd2b gene encoding bromodomain-containing protein 2b isoform X5; translated protein: MEAAVNPPHDSSLVGLSGGMMDQHTSSGKRIRKPSLLYEDFESPSLPHTMPQGPPAPPQPPVKDPTRPGRMTNQLQYLQKTLMKSLWRHHFAWPFQEPVDAYKLNLPDYHKIIKQPMDMGTIKKRLENNFYRSASECIQDFNTMFTNCYIYNKPTDDIVLMAQSLEKIFLQKVAQMPEEEVELPPPAPRNKNSRGRGRKSSASRAQQVPAVSQSAYSPSSSDTGDSMLANSPQTVLTKSLPPANIMGLPPTQPTTKKKGVKRKADTTTPSTMGFTTVGMSGTPHMVGLGKGGHGGQIHDTSMHTVSSMGSISLETPPGIGLVRSPGGPVLLQPMMAGTGRRVGSGRPIKPPKKDLPDSVQPQPSRKGKLSPQLRYCSGLLKDMLSKKHAAYAWPFYTPVDAAALGLHDYHDIIKCPMDLSTIKRKMDCREYRDAQQFASDVRLMFSNCYKYNPPDHDVVGMARKLQDVFEFRFAKMPDEPHMEHTAMSMSGHQTSSSSSSSSSSSSSSSTSESEPSSESEESESSPSSDSEEERAHRLAELQDQVCTQLRAVHEQLAALSQGPIVKPKKKKEKKDKKEKKKKKKLEKRNRGVRSRAGSEEWKMPSKLKSKSAKAGGSQPKKSQGKKSNKNSKTSKKPFYPPLATSMLPHYDSEEEEEIVPMSYDEKRQLSLDINKLPGEKLGRVVHIIQSREPSLRDTNPEEIEIDFETLKPSTLKELERYVMTCLRKKPRKPYAEQAKKGSIGKSKEELTLEKRRELERRLQDVSGQLNSVKKPTKPKVEKPSAVETHAQPSRLSGSSSSSDSSSSSSSSSSSDSSDSDSS